Proteins encoded within one genomic window of Eurosta solidaginis isolate ZX-2024a chromosome 1, ASM4086904v1, whole genome shotgun sequence:
- the LOC137234262 gene encoding nucleolin-like, whose protein sequence is MEDVKKRTHDEEIESGEEDAVASNGTNGTPTIPKKRGRPSNPDKVKTPIIPSGRGRGRPAKSSTGTATGKKSAAAAEPDSEDEAPTPTSNGRGRPVKAKGRGRPKKQPHASEEDEEEAVDEEEEDHKSSAKKVGRKSKSPKKVGKPKKAKSDEEQDEESGEEKRVVAGRGRPKKAAVAEKRPAAAAANGGGVPKKRGRPSGVVKKASAGKTGRKPAKEADSEDEDEDDNDDEFSEDDKKDDAGANSNDDEEDDDVADD, encoded by the exons ATGGAAGATGTAAAGAAGCGTACTCACGATGAAGAAATAGAAAGTGGAGAGGAAGATGCTGTCGCTTCCAATGGAACTAATGGTACTCCGACCATACCCAAAAAGCGCGGTCGTCCATCAAATCCAGATAAAGTGAAGACACCAATTATACCAAGTGGCCGAGGACGTGGTAGGCCAGCTAAAAGTTCGACAGGTACAGCAACCGGCAAAAAGAGCGCCGCAGCCGCTGAACCGGATTCTGAAGATGAAGCGCCAACACCAACTTCTAATGGTCGTGGACGCCCTGTGAAAGCTAAAGGCCGTGGTCGTCCTAAGAAGCAACCACATGCATCTGAAGAAGATGAAGaggaagctgttgatgaagagGAAGAGGATCATAAATCAAGTGCTAAAAAGGTAGGACGAAAATCAAAATCACCGAAAAAAGTAGGAAAACCAAAAAAGGCAAAAAGCGATGAAGAGCAAGATGAGG aatctgGCGAAGAAAAACGTGTTGTTGCTGGACGAGGACGCCCAAAAAAAGCAGCAGTAGCCGAAAAACgtccagcagcagcagcagctaaTGGCGGTGGTGTGCCGAAAAAACGTGGTCGCCCATCAGGTGTAGTTAAAAAGGCTTCAGCAGGTAAAACAGGTCGTAAGCCAGCCAAAGAGGCCGATTCTGAGGACGAAGATGAGGATGATAATGACGATGAATTTTCTGAAGATGATAAGAAGGACGATGCTGGAGCAAATAGTAACGATGACGAGGAGGATGATGATGTGGCTGATGATTAA